Proteins encoded together in one Marinithermus hydrothermalis DSM 14884 window:
- a CDS encoding CoA transferase, with protein sequence MTAPLLLDLTRLLPGPLAAKILGAMGWRVHRLLPPQGDPLARLAPKTHAWLNAEKTEEICDLKHPAGRARLAELVREATALIENNRPGVMERLGVGPDALLSINPRLVYVRLAGHPDPALRDAPGHDLTYLAAAGLLERLEAAWPHAQLADVTGALWAALAVLEGVRRGGGFYPVHLEIAPRVFAYPPIPYLDGSVVCYGVYPAAQGRVALAALEPHLWARFCQAAGKAAWRDAAFTPARPENPVWLEVIAWFRERPAEAWEVWAQRHALPLRAVRTGGVPGGIRPW encoded by the coding sequence ATGACCGCCCCCCTCCTCCTGGACCTCACCCGGCTCCTGCCCGGCCCCCTCGCGGCCAAGATCCTCGGCGCGATGGGGTGGCGTGTCCACCGCCTCCTCCCCCCCCAGGGGGACCCCCTAGCGCGCCTCGCGCCCAAGACCCACGCCTGGCTGAACGCCGAAAAGACCGAGGAGATCTGCGACCTCAAGCACCCCGCGGGCCGCGCGCGCCTCGCCGAGCTCGTGCGCGAAGCTACCGCCCTCATCGAGAACAACCGCCCCGGCGTGATGGAACGCCTCGGCGTCGGACCGGACGCGCTGTTGTCCATAAACCCCCGCCTCGTGTACGTGCGCCTCGCCGGCCATCCCGACCCCGCCCTTCGAGACGCGCCCGGCCACGACCTCACCTACCTCGCGGCCGCCGGCCTCCTCGAGCGCCTCGAGGCGGCCTGGCCCCACGCCCAGCTCGCGGACGTGACCGGCGCCCTCTGGGCGGCCCTCGCCGTCCTCGAGGGCGTACGCCGCGGGGGCGGGTTCTACCCGGTGCACCTCGAGATCGCCCCCCGGGTGTTCGCCTACCCCCCGATCCCGTACCTGGACGGGAGCGTGGTGTGCTACGGAGTGTACCCCGCCGCCCAAGGGCGGGTGGCCCTCGCCGCGCTCGAGCCGCACCTGTGGGCGCGGTTCTGCCAAGCGGCCGGGAAGGCGGCGTGGCGGGACGCGGCCTTCACCCCCGCGCGGCCGGAGAACCCGGTGTGGCTCGAGGTCATAGCCTGGTTCCGGGAGCGCCCGGCCGAGGCGTGGGAGGTGTGGGCCCAAAGGCACGCGCTGCCCCTCCGCGCGGTGCGGACGGGCGGAGTTCCTGGGGGGATCCGGCCCTGGTGA
- a CDS encoding inorganic diphosphatase, whose product MAKLHDLPIGDQAPDVVHMVIEVPKGSANKYEFDEATGMVKLDRVLPSAQFYPGDYGFIPQTLAEDGDPLDGIVLSTYPLLPGVLVEVRVVGLIEMEDEKGPDSKVLAVVAEDPRFNEIQDLEQVPQATRTEIAHFFETYKDLERHKGKWVKVTGWKGRADALAEIQACHERYKRGQ is encoded by the coding sequence ATGGCGAAGCTGCACGATCTACCCATTGGAGACCAGGCGCCCGACGTGGTGCACATGGTGATCGAGGTGCCGAAAGGTTCGGCGAACAAGTACGAGTTCGACGAGGCCACCGGCATGGTCAAGCTCGACCGGGTCCTGCCCTCCGCGCAGTTCTACCCGGGGGACTACGGGTTCATTCCCCAAACCCTCGCCGAGGACGGGGACCCCCTCGACGGGATCGTGCTCTCCACCTACCCCCTCCTGCCCGGGGTGCTGGTGGAGGTGCGCGTGGTGGGCCTGATCGAGATGGAGGACGAGAAGGGTCCGGACAGCAAGGTGCTCGCCGTGGTCGCCGAGGACCCGCGCTTCAACGAGATCCAGGACCTCGAGCAGGTCCCCCAAGCCACCCGTACCGAGATCGCGCACTTCTTCGAGACCTACAAGGACCTCGAGCGCCACAAGGGCAAGTGGGTCAAGGTCACCGGCTGGAAGGGCCGCGCCGACGCCCTCGCCGAGATCCAGGCCTGTCACGAGCGCTACAAGCGCGGCCAGTAA
- a CDS encoding polyprenyl synthetase family protein, whose translation MREAIRRYLLERLPDPKAAPRPELAQYAQLLRDYPERGGKLLRGQLLLATAQAHGAPPERALPAAAALELFQNWVLIHDDIEDASEMRRGRPTLHRLYSVPLALNAGDALHAVMWRVLLEAAYPTPVLQEFARLVETTARGQHLDLAWIEAERFDLSPEDYLEMVRQKAAYYTAVAPLKLGALVAGHTPHPAFEPAGLQLGVAFQIIDDVLNLEGNPDKYGKEIAGDLREGKRTLILLRFLAAAPPAERARAEALLKTPPAEKDPAELAWLHARLRHTGAVAYAREVAHRLAREGLEALTPVLTALPDPEAGRTVLELLEALVEREA comes from the coding sequence ATGCGTGAAGCCATCCGACGCTACCTCCTCGAGCGCCTGCCCGATCCCAAAGCCGCCCCCCGCCCCGAGCTCGCCCAGTACGCCCAGCTCCTCCGCGACTACCCCGAGCGGGGCGGCAAGCTCCTCCGCGGCCAGCTCCTCCTCGCCACGGCCCAGGCCCACGGCGCGCCCCCGGAACGCGCCCTGCCCGCCGCGGCGGCCCTCGAGCTCTTCCAAAACTGGGTCTTGATCCACGACGACATCGAGGACGCCTCCGAGATGCGCCGCGGCCGCCCCACCCTGCACCGCCTCTATAGCGTGCCCCTCGCCCTCAACGCGGGGGACGCGCTGCACGCCGTGATGTGGCGGGTCCTCCTCGAGGCCGCCTACCCCACCCCGGTCCTTCAGGAGTTCGCCCGCCTCGTGGAGACTACCGCGCGCGGCCAGCACCTGGACCTCGCCTGGATCGAGGCGGAGCGGTTTGACCTCAGCCCGGAGGACTACCTGGAGATGGTGCGCCAAAAAGCCGCGTACTACACGGCGGTCGCCCCCCTCAAGCTCGGCGCGCTCGTCGCGGGGCACACCCCACACCCCGCCTTCGAACCCGCCGGGCTTCAACTCGGCGTGGCCTTCCAGATCATCGACGACGTCCTGAACCTCGAGGGCAACCCCGACAAGTACGGCAAGGAGATCGCGGGGGACCTGCGGGAAGGCAAACGCACCCTGATCCTCCTGCGCTTCCTCGCCGCAGCCCCGCCCGCCGAACGCGCGCGCGCCGAGGCTCTCCTCAAAACCCCGCCTGCAGAAAAAGATCCCGCGGAACTGGCCTGGCTCCACGCGCGCCTCCGCCACACGGGCGCCGTCGCCTACGCCCGCGAGGTGGCCCACCGGCTCGCCCGGGAAGGCCTGGAGGCGCTCACCCCTGTCCTCACCGCCCTCCCCGACCCCGAGGCCGGCCGGACCGTGCTGGAGCTTCTCGAGGCCCTGGTGGAGCGCGAGGCCTAG
- the murA gene encoding UDP-N-acetylglucosamine 1-carboxyvinyltransferase has product MQQPLVIQGGTPLNGELRVNPAKNAALPILVASLLTPHPVTLREVPRLRDIEVLLDLLAHLGTRYAWEGRTLHLHTPEIVTTDAPYELVSKMRASFIVLGALLARTGEGRVSMPGGCAFGPRPVDLHVKALRTLGAEVVEENGTFTATRTRPLAGRVIFDVPTVGGTEQVLLAAALGDTDVTIVNAAQEPEIEDLARFLEMLGVTIEGAGTSVIHVRGARALRGGVYNVIPDRIEAGTFLLAAAATRGRLTLTHAYPHHLDALLAKLAESGHRIEAGRDWVRLEATPNPRPFNIEAREYPGFPTDLQPPVTAYLATVEGVSLVTDRVYPDRFTHVGELARMGAELTLKDRVLAVHGGPLHGAEVKAFDIRAGGALVIAALAAEGETRIDGMRHVVRGYENLEARLRAVGARAYTDRAPLEAVAD; this is encoded by the coding sequence GTGCAGCAGCCGTTGGTCATTCAGGGGGGAACGCCGCTTAACGGAGAACTCCGCGTCAACCCGGCGAAAAACGCCGCGCTTCCCATCCTCGTCGCGAGCCTCTTAACCCCGCACCCCGTCACCCTGCGCGAGGTGCCGCGCCTGAGGGACATCGAGGTGCTCCTCGACCTCCTGGCTCACCTCGGCACCCGTTACGCGTGGGAGGGACGCACGCTGCACCTACACACCCCGGAAATCGTCACGACCGACGCACCCTACGAGCTGGTCAGCAAGATGCGGGCCAGCTTCATCGTGTTGGGCGCGCTGTTGGCCCGCACGGGTGAGGGGCGGGTCTCGATGCCCGGCGGGTGCGCCTTTGGTCCCCGGCCCGTAGACCTGCACGTCAAGGCCCTGCGCACGCTCGGGGCCGAGGTCGTTGAGGAGAACGGCACCTTCACGGCCACCCGCACCCGTCCCCTCGCCGGACGGGTGATCTTCGACGTGCCCACCGTGGGCGGCACCGAACAGGTCCTTTTGGCCGCGGCGCTCGGCGACACGGACGTCACGATCGTGAACGCCGCCCAGGAGCCGGAGATCGAGGACCTGGCCCGGTTCCTCGAGATGCTCGGCGTTACGATCGAAGGGGCGGGCACTTCCGTGATCCACGTGCGCGGCGCGCGAGCCCTTCGGGGCGGCGTGTACAACGTGATCCCCGACCGCATCGAGGCCGGTACCTTCCTCCTCGCTGCCGCCGCCACGCGCGGCCGCCTCACCCTCACCCACGCCTACCCCCACCACCTCGACGCCCTCCTCGCCAAGCTTGCCGAGAGCGGGCATCGGATCGAGGCTGGGCGCGACTGGGTGCGCCTCGAGGCCACCCCCAATCCCCGCCCCTTCAACATCGAGGCGCGCGAGTACCCCGGCTTCCCCACCGACCTGCAGCCGCCCGTCACCGCGTACCTCGCGACCGTCGAGGGGGTCTCCCTCGTGACGGACCGCGTCTACCCCGACCGGTTCACGCACGTGGGCGAGCTCGCCCGCATGGGAGCGGAGCTGACCCTCAAAGACCGGGTGCTCGCCGTGCACGGGGGGCCGTTGCACGGCGCTGAGGTGAAGGCGTTCGACATCCGCGCGGGGGGTGCGCTCGTCATCGCCGCACTCGCCGCCGAAGGGGAGACCCGGATCGACGGGATGCGGCACGTGGTGCGCGGGTACGAAAACCTCGAGGCCCGCCTCCGGGCGGTCGGGGCGCGCGCGTACACCGACCGCGCGCCGCTCGAGGCGGTCGCGGACTAA
- a CDS encoding 3-hydroxyacyl-CoA dehydrogenase codes for MELQGRSVLVTGGASGLGAATARRMAALGAFVVIADLDLEGEALAAALGGNAAFVPTDVTDPEAVAAALHQAQARAPLAVLVNCAGIALAEKILGREGPHDLEAFARVVQVNLVGTFNALRLAAWAMKDNPPNADGERGVIINTASVAAFEGQVGQAAYSAAKGGVAALTLPAARELARHGIRVVTIAPGIFDTPMLHGLPEPARAALAQQVPFPARLGRPEEYAALVAHIVENPMLNGAVIRLDGALRLPPR; via the coding sequence ATGGAGCTGCAAGGGAGGAGCGTACTCGTGACCGGCGGGGCCTCCGGGCTCGGGGCGGCCACCGCCCGGCGGATGGCGGCGTTGGGAGCGTTTGTGGTGATCGCGGACCTGGACCTCGAGGGCGAGGCCCTGGCCGCGGCGCTTGGAGGGAACGCGGCCTTCGTGCCAACCGACGTGACCGACCCCGAGGCGGTCGCGGCCGCGCTGCACCAAGCCCAAGCGCGCGCCCCCCTCGCCGTGCTCGTGAACTGCGCCGGCATCGCCCTCGCCGAGAAGATCCTGGGCCGGGAGGGGCCCCACGACCTCGAGGCCTTCGCCCGCGTGGTGCAGGTCAACCTCGTCGGGACCTTTAACGCGCTGCGCCTCGCGGCCTGGGCCATGAAGGACAACCCTCCGAACGCGGACGGGGAGCGCGGCGTCATCATAAATACCGCGTCCGTCGCGGCCTTCGAAGGCCAGGTCGGCCAGGCCGCCTACAGCGCCGCTAAGGGCGGCGTGGCCGCCTTGACCCTCCCCGCGGCCCGCGAGCTCGCGCGGCACGGGATCCGCGTCGTGACGATCGCGCCCGGCATCTTCGACACCCCCATGCTCCACGGTCTTCCCGAGCCCGCCCGGGCCGCCCTCGCTCAGCAGGTGCCCTTCCCCGCGCGGCTCGGTCGGCCGGAGGAGTACGCGGCGCTTGTGGCGCACATCGTGGAGAACCCCATGCTCAACGGCGCGGTGATCCGACTGGACGGTGCGCTCCGCCTGCCCCCGAGGTGA
- a CDS encoding transposase, translating to MTQAALSLLWTLLALLPSPHLQESLKALLLLLLHGHGKARPQHSQVKSPSALSRFLNRYPWPTRALIRLARKEAEKALDRARKKKGPKPRLLVVLDLVTLEKRGRFQALPLSFFHGKWGLHLVVLYLVYGDLRIPWAYRLWRGKGEKALSRLALSLLASLPPWMRRAFRIRVAADAAFGTTWFLFGVKRLGFEAVVGMRRDRRLREGGRLGDLRRQGSRVYLWGLSFPVWVAWYRYPLPQGGWEWRYVVATFPATPRTALTWGKRRFAIEHFFRAAKSEFSLGQFGQRTALGVHRFLVLSLLAYLLAHWVGMEGEGSWREARERAARVLLPELVVQVALRELYALGLWPPGGGGEGLCGICGRCKF from the coding sequence ATGACCCAAGCGGCCCTGTCCCTACTTTGGACCCTCCTGGCCCTTTTGCCAAGCCCCCACCTCCAGGAATCCCTCAAGGCCCTGCTCTTGCTCCTCCTCCACGGCCACGGCAAGGCCAGACCCCAGCACAGCCAGGTCAAGTCCCCCTCCGCCCTCTCTCGCTTCCTCAACCGCTACCCCTGGCCCACCCGCGCTCTCATCCGCCTGGCAAGAAAAGAGGCCGAGAAAGCCCTGGACCGGGCCAGAAAGAAAAAAGGCCCCAAGCCCCGTCTCCTGGTGGTCCTGGACCTAGTCACTCTGGAGAAGCGGGGCCGTTTCCAGGCCCTGCCCCTCTCCTTTTTTCACGGCAAGTGGGGACTCCATCTGGTGGTCCTCTACCTCGTCTACGGAGACCTCCGCATCCCTTGGGCCTACCGCCTCTGGCGGGGCAAGGGGGAGAAGGCCCTCTCCCGCCTGGCCCTAAGCCTCCTGGCCTCTCTGCCCCCCTGGATGCGCCGGGCCTTCCGGATACGGGTGGCCGCGGATGCGGCCTTTGGCACCACCTGGTTCCTTTTCGGGGTGAAGCGGTTGGGTTTTGAAGCGGTGGTGGGGATGCGGCGGGACCGGAGGCTGCGGGAAGGGGGGAGGCTTGGGGACCTCAGGCGGCAGGGGAGCCGGGTCTACCTTTGGGGGCTTTCCTTCCCGGTCTGGGTGGCCTGGTACCGCTACCCCCTGCCCCAAGGGGGCTGGGAGTGGCGGTACGTGGTGGCCACCTTTCCCGCCACGCCCCGGACGGCGCTCACTTGGGGAAAGAGGCGGTTTGCCATAGAGCACTTCTTCCGCGCCGCGAAAAGCGAGTTCTCCCTGGGGCAGTTTGGGCAGCGGACGGCTTTGGGGGTGCACCGTTTTCTGGTGCTTTCCCTTCTGGCCTACCTGTTGGCCCACTGGGTGGGCATGGAGGGGGAAGGAAGCTGGCGGGAGGCCAGGGAGCGGGCGGCGCGGGTTCTCTTGCCTGAGCTCGTGGTGCAGGTCGCCCTGCGGGAGCTCTATGCCCTGGGTCTCTGGCCGCCGGGGGGAGGGGGTGAAGGTTTATGCGGGATATGCGGGAGGTGCAAGTTTTGA
- a CDS encoding thiolase family protein, which yields MGEPVILEAVRTPIGKRNGALREVRPDALYAHALNALVRRAGLEPHRVEDVITGCVTQAGEQGANVGRLAVLLSDLPETVPAVTLNRMCGSSQQAIHFAAQAVAAGDARYVIAGGVESMTRAPMFSDIGGGFERLNPDLFARYELVHQGESAERIALRYGLTREALDAYGYESHRRAAAATRAGHYAPQLVPVEGLDAEGRPFLLEHDEGIRFAPDLEKMRALPPAFRPDGRVTAGNSSQISDGAAAVLIGDRAVAEADGFRPRARFRSRVVVAGDPTLQLLEVIPATRRALERAGLTLADIDVIEINEAFASVVLAWAEAVGADLERVNPAGGAIAHGHPLGATGAVLMTKLVHALEQRDGRFGLQVMCIGHGMATATVIERL from the coding sequence ATGGGCGAACCCGTGATCCTGGAGGCGGTACGCACCCCGATCGGCAAGCGGAACGGCGCCCTGCGCGAGGTGCGGCCGGACGCGCTTTATGCCCACGCCCTGAACGCCCTCGTGCGCCGCGCGGGCCTCGAGCCGCACCGGGTGGAGGACGTGATCACCGGGTGCGTGACCCAAGCCGGCGAGCAAGGCGCGAACGTGGGGCGGCTTGCGGTCCTGCTGTCCGACCTGCCCGAGACCGTTCCCGCCGTCACCCTCAACCGCATGTGCGGCTCGAGCCAGCAGGCCATCCACTTCGCCGCGCAGGCCGTCGCGGCGGGGGACGCCCGCTACGTGATCGCGGGCGGGGTGGAGAGCATGACGCGTGCCCCCATGTTCAGCGACATCGGCGGGGGGTTCGAGCGGTTGAACCCGGACCTGTTCGCCCGGTACGAGCTCGTGCACCAGGGCGAGTCCGCCGAACGCATCGCCCTGCGCTACGGCCTCACGCGCGAAGCGCTCGACGCCTACGGGTACGAAAGCCACCGGCGCGCCGCGGCGGCCACCCGGGCCGGCCACTACGCCCCCCAGCTCGTTCCCGTGGAGGGACTGGACGCCGAGGGGCGGCCCTTTCTCCTCGAGCACGACGAAGGCATCCGCTTCGCGCCGGACCTCGAGAAGATGCGCGCCCTCCCCCCGGCCTTCCGTCCGGACGGGAGGGTGACCGCGGGGAACTCGAGCCAGATCTCGGACGGCGCGGCGGCCGTCCTCATCGGGGACCGCGCGGTCGCCGAGGCCGACGGGTTCCGGCCCCGCGCGCGGTTTCGGAGCCGGGTGGTCGTGGCGGGGGACCCCACCCTGCAGCTCCTCGAGGTGATCCCCGCCACGCGCCGGGCCCTCGAGCGCGCGGGGTTGACCCTTGCGGACATCGACGTGATCGAGATCAACGAGGCCTTCGCCAGCGTAGTGCTGGCCTGGGCGGAAGCGGTGGGGGCGGACCTGGAGCGCGTCAACCCCGCCGGCGGCGCGATCGCGCACGGGCACCCCCTGGGCGCCACGGGCGCGGTCCTTATGACCAAGCTCGTGCACGCCCTCGAGCAACGGGATGGGCGGTTCGGGCTTCAGGTGATGTGCATCGGGCACGGGATGGCCACGGCCACCGTGATCGAACGCCTTTAG
- a CDS encoding winged helix-turn-helix domain-containing protein, whose protein sequence is MGKKPSKRKTRDRLSRGLRTPENAFRQPILEALVELGGSAPVNDVLERVQQKMAHVLNEYDYQPLPSDPRSARWRNTAQWCRNALVREGLMKSDSPYGIWEISEQGREALRLAKNEAP, encoded by the coding sequence GTGGGGAAGAAGCCCTCCAAGCGCAAGACGCGTGACCGGCTTTCTCGTGGGTTGCGTACGCCAGAGAACGCCTTCCGCCAACCGATCCTCGAGGCCCTCGTGGAATTGGGGGGGAGCGCACCTGTCAACGATGTGCTGGAGCGCGTGCAGCAAAAGATGGCGCATGTCCTCAATGAGTATGACTACCAGCCGCTGCCCTCGGATCCGCGGTCGGCGCGTTGGCGCAATACGGCCCAGTGGTGCCGGAATGCCTTGGTCCGGGAAGGCCTGATGAAGTCCGATTCTCCCTACGGGATCTGGGAGATCTCAGAACAGGGCAGGGAAGCCCTGCGTTTGGCTAAGAATGAGGCCCCGTAA
- the trxB gene encoding thioredoxin-disulfide reductase — MEFKIGEHGGTKPQDDAYDVVIIGGGPAGLTAGIYTGRAELKTVIIEKGLPGGQIAQTEEVENYPGFPEGISGPELAQRMAEQAQKFGAEIVMDEVQGLERTEDGFLVRGFERTYRAKAVIVASGANPRRLGVPGEDKFYGRGVSTCATCDGFFYKGKRVVVVGGGDAAVEEGLFLTKFAEKVTIIHRRDELRANKVAQARAFNNPKIDFLWSHVVTEILGEDQVTGVKVKNLKTGEEYVYETDGVFIFIGHEPNTAYLKGVLELRPDGYIKVTDEVYTSVPGVFAAGDVADPIYRQLTTSVGAGTRAAMVAERYIAEQEETAQTRA; from the coding sequence ATGGAGTTCAAGATCGGCGAACACGGCGGAACCAAACCCCAGGACGACGCTTACGACGTGGTCATCATCGGCGGGGGGCCGGCGGGCCTCACGGCCGGCATCTACACGGGCCGTGCGGAACTCAAGACCGTCATCATCGAAAAAGGCCTTCCCGGCGGGCAGATCGCCCAGACCGAGGAGGTCGAGAACTACCCCGGCTTCCCCGAAGGTATCTCCGGCCCCGAGCTCGCCCAGCGCATGGCCGAGCAAGCCCAAAAGTTCGGGGCGGAGATCGTCATGGACGAGGTCCAGGGCCTCGAGCGCACGGAGGACGGCTTCCTCGTGCGGGGGTTTGAGCGCACCTACCGCGCGAAGGCCGTCATCGTAGCGAGTGGCGCGAACCCCCGGAGGCTGGGTGTGCCCGGCGAGGACAAGTTCTACGGGCGCGGCGTCTCCACCTGCGCTACCTGCGATGGTTTCTTCTACAAAGGCAAGCGCGTCGTCGTCGTGGGCGGCGGGGACGCGGCGGTTGAGGAGGGCCTCTTCCTCACCAAGTTCGCCGAGAAGGTCACGATCATCCACCGGCGCGACGAGCTCCGCGCCAACAAGGTCGCTCAGGCCCGCGCCTTCAACAACCCCAAGATCGACTTCCTCTGGAGCCACGTCGTCACCGAGATCCTCGGCGAGGACCAGGTAACCGGCGTCAAGGTCAAGAACCTCAAGACCGGGGAAGAGTACGTCTACGAGACGGACGGGGTCTTCATCTTCATCGGGCACGAGCCCAACACCGCTTACCTCAAGGGGGTGCTCGAGCTTCGCCCCGACGGGTACATCAAGGTCACGGACGAGGTCTACACCTCCGTGCCGGGCGTCTTCGCCGCGGGGGACGTGGCGGACCCCATCTACCGCCAGCTCACCACGAGCGTCGGCGCGGGAACCCGCGCAGCGATGGTCGCGGAGCGCTACATCGCCGAGCAAGAAGAAACCGCTCAGACGCGCGCGTAA
- a CDS encoding serine/threonine-protein kinase yields the protein MKRLAGRYRLLEPLGEGGMAEVWKAHDDRVDRDVAVKLLYPHVHPAERQRFAREIQALSRLNHPGVVHIYDLGEEEGRTFFVMELVEGGSFDRLGPYEHGPEGLRLLEAALRVLEALEYLHGQGVIHRDLTPRNILTTREGHPKVMDFGLAYLTDATRHFTRTGYTLGTPQYMAPEQAKGAPLTPQADLYSFGAVLYRTLTGRPPFEGENDQAILYQHVYEPPPPPQAQNPAIPDALARFVTRLLAKTPTERPANAALAHAQLARIIQTLKEELYGTARAGANRSGHYPDGPPDPERLQLAGSLKLGGEVAWPAEPVAHEGILALGTSAHELLLIRTHPLRLEARLPAKDEVTAPALLAPDRVAYASWDGAFRVWDPERRAEHHAYETRAEITASPLSAAGLTYVPSRDGHLYALDLQGAVRWAFEAGGHLTAGPTLYRGLLFIASENGWMYALDPPTGQLRYKVETGPIHAHLPAADGVLILPTWAGEVHGFDPLRREVLWTYDVEGELWGSPAVGHGRVYVGGWSGVLYALDLRTGDEVWRAELGRLTASLSLAQNHLYAATEDGRLIAFRAATGEVVWQAEGMGPIQAAPFPYRDALYVADLSGTLYVFREG from the coding sequence GTGAAGCGGCTTGCCGGTCGGTACCGTCTCCTCGAGCCCCTCGGTGAAGGGGGAATGGCCGAGGTCTGGAAGGCCCACGACGACCGCGTAGACCGCGACGTCGCCGTCAAGCTTCTCTACCCCCACGTACACCCCGCCGAACGCCAGCGCTTCGCCCGCGAAATCCAAGCCCTCTCCCGCCTCAACCATCCCGGCGTCGTCCACATCTACGACCTCGGCGAAGAGGAAGGCCGCACCTTCTTCGTGATGGAGCTCGTCGAAGGCGGCAGCTTCGACCGACTCGGCCCCTACGAGCACGGCCCCGAAGGCCTCCGCCTCCTCGAGGCCGCCCTCCGCGTCCTCGAGGCCCTCGAGTACCTGCACGGCCAGGGGGTCATCCACCGCGACCTCACCCCCCGCAACATCCTCACCACCCGGGAAGGCCACCCCAAAGTCATGGACTTCGGCCTCGCCTACCTGACCGACGCCACGCGGCACTTCACCCGCACCGGCTACACCCTCGGCACCCCCCAGTACATGGCCCCGGAGCAAGCCAAAGGCGCACCCCTCACCCCCCAGGCCGACCTGTACAGCTTCGGCGCGGTCCTCTACCGCACCCTCACCGGACGCCCTCCCTTCGAGGGCGAAAACGACCAAGCGATCCTTTACCAGCACGTCTACGAACCCCCCCCTCCCCCACAAGCCCAGAACCCCGCGATTCCCGACGCCCTCGCGCGCTTCGTGACCCGGCTGCTCGCCAAAACCCCCACGGAACGCCCCGCCAACGCCGCCCTCGCGCACGCTCAGCTCGCCCGGATCATCCAAACCCTCAAGGAAGAACTCTACGGAACGGCCCGCGCCGGCGCGAACCGCAGCGGGCACTACCCCGACGGCCCCCCGGACCCCGAGCGGCTCCAACTCGCGGGCAGCCTCAAGCTTGGCGGTGAGGTCGCCTGGCCTGCCGAACCCGTCGCGCACGAAGGCATCCTAGCCCTCGGCACCAGCGCCCACGAACTCCTCCTGATCCGCACCCATCCCCTGCGCCTCGAGGCCCGCCTGCCCGCCAAGGACGAGGTCACCGCCCCTGCCCTGCTCGCCCCGGATCGCGTAGCGTACGCTTCTTGGGACGGCGCTTTCCGCGTGTGGGACCCCGAGCGCCGCGCGGAACACCACGCTTACGAGACCCGCGCCGAGATCACCGCCAGCCCCCTTTCGGCTGCGGGCCTCACCTACGTGCCCAGCCGCGACGGCCACCTGTACGCCCTGGACCTCCAGGGTGCGGTGCGCTGGGCCTTTGAGGCCGGCGGGCACCTTACCGCCGGCCCCACCCTGTACCGCGGCTTGCTCTTCATAGCGAGCGAGAACGGCTGGATGTACGCCCTGGACCCCCCCACGGGCCAGTTGCGCTACAAGGTCGAAACCGGCCCCATTCACGCGCACCTGCCCGCCGCGGACGGGGTGCTCATCCTCCCCACCTGGGCCGGTGAGGTGCACGGGTTCGATCCCCTCCGGCGCGAGGTGCTCTGGACGTACGACGTGGAGGGCGAGCTCTGGGGCAGCCCCGCCGTCGGGCACGGCCGGGTCTACGTCGGCGGGTGGAGCGGCGTCCTGTACGCCCTGGACCTCCGCACCGGGGACGAGGTGTGGCGCGCGGAGCTCGGCCGCCTGACCGCGAGCCTCTCCCTCGCGCAGAATCACCTGTACGCCGCCACGGAGGACGGCCGCCTCATCGCCTTTCGCGCCGCTACCGGCGAGGTGGTTTGGCAGGCCGAGGGGATGGGCCCCATCCAGGCCGCGCCCTTCCCCTACCGGGACGCCCTTTACGTGGCGGACCTGTCGGGGACGCTCTACGTGTTCCGCGAGGGGTAA